Proteins encoded within one genomic window of Sphingomonas cannabina:
- a CDS encoding head-tail connector protein — MTPPPFPAEAIAAARDAAKAHLRIASADEDALIETQAAAALALCESFTGAAMIAREWHETAPADGRWTRLAMGPVQGIAGVEGLADDGTAIVLPAEAYAVDIDAAGDGWVRAHRSAGEHRVAIRYLAGSGESWEALPAPVRQGVVLLAAHLFNARPGSAAPPAAIAALWRPFRRMRLSAERGRC; from the coding sequence ATGACACCACCGCCCTTTCCGGCGGAGGCGATCGCGGCTGCGCGCGATGCCGCCAAGGCGCACCTCAGGATCGCGAGCGCGGACGAGGATGCATTGATCGAGACGCAGGCGGCCGCGGCGCTGGCGCTGTGCGAGAGCTTCACCGGCGCGGCGATGATCGCGCGCGAATGGCACGAGACGGCGCCGGCGGACGGGCGCTGGACCCGGCTCGCGATGGGGCCGGTGCAGGGCATCGCCGGTGTCGAAGGACTGGCCGACGATGGCACGGCGATCGTGCTGCCGGCGGAGGCCTATGCAGTCGATATCGATGCGGCCGGCGACGGCTGGGTGCGGGCGCATCGCAGCGCCGGCGAGCACCGGGTCGCGATACGTTACCTGGCCGGATCGGGCGAAAGCTGGGAGGCACTCCCGGCGCCGGTGCGGCAGGGCGTGGTGCTGCTCGCCGCGCATCTGTTCAACGCACGGCCCGGCAGTGCGGCGCCGCCGGCGGCGATCGCGGCGCTGTGGCGGCCGTTCCGGCGGATGCGGCTGTCGGCGGAGCGCGGGCGATGCTGA
- the gp17 gene encoding tail completion protein gp17, translating to MSGPAAVRAAVADALRSDAELRGLLNGVFAGPAVRSSPPFAEVSETLAADWGTKDTRGREVRVAVMLRDAAETPARLGAIAALAERAIEAMPREIAGWRVASIAFLRSRTTGDGPGKWLCVLEYRVRVLEAD from the coding sequence GTGAGCGGCCCGGCAGCGGTGCGCGCGGCGGTGGCCGACGCGCTGCGGAGCGATGCGGAGCTGCGCGGGCTGCTCAACGGCGTGTTCGCAGGGCCGGCGGTGCGCTCGTCTCCGCCCTTCGCCGAGGTGAGCGAGACGCTGGCGGCGGACTGGGGGACCAAGGACACGCGCGGGCGCGAGGTGCGCGTCGCCGTGATGCTGCGCGATGCGGCGGAGACACCGGCGCGGCTGGGTGCGATCGCGGCGCTGGCGGAGCGGGCGATCGAGGCGATGCCGCGCGAGATCGCGGGGTGGCGGGTGGCGAGCATCGCCTTCCTGCGTTCGCGGACCACCGGTGACGGGCCGGGGAAATGGCTGTGCGTGCTCGAATATCGGGTGCGGGTGCTGGAGGCGGACTAG
- a CDS encoding phage major tail protein, TP901-1 family, which translates to MAAEKGSAFLLKVGDGTATPAFTTVAGLRTTQLSINGEMVAITSKDSGGWRELLSGAGVRSVSVSGAGVFTGSVAEARIKASALSGVLDDYRLSFEGGETMTGRFLVTRLDYSGDFNGERAYTLSLESSGPVVSA; encoded by the coding sequence ATGGCGGCGGAAAAGGGAAGCGCGTTCCTTCTCAAGGTGGGGGATGGGACGGCGACGCCCGCATTCACTACGGTGGCGGGGCTGAGGACCACGCAGCTTTCGATCAACGGCGAGATGGTGGCGATCACCTCCAAGGATTCGGGCGGGTGGCGCGAGCTCTTGTCGGGGGCCGGCGTGCGATCGGTGAGCGTGTCGGGGGCCGGCGTGTTCACCGGCAGCGTGGCGGAGGCGCGGATCAAGGCGTCGGCGCTGTCGGGCGTGCTCGACGACTATCGGCTGAGCTTCGAGGGAGGCGAGACGATGACGGGCAGGTTCCTGGTCACGCGGCTCGACTATTCGGGCGATTTCAATGGGGAGCGGGCCTACACGCTCAGCCTGGAGAGCTCCGGGCCGGTGGTGTCGGCGTGA
- a CDS encoding gene transfer agent family protein — protein MSGANPARGEAVLRVGGVELAVRPSFAALVAAEAEIGPLFALVERAAEGRLALGEMTALFWHCLRERPEGLTREAFGEAVVAGGLVSATPVLKALVGQILAGR, from the coding sequence GTGAGCGGGGCCAATCCCGCGCGGGGCGAGGCGGTGCTGCGGGTCGGCGGCGTCGAGCTGGCGGTTCGACCGAGCTTCGCCGCACTGGTGGCGGCCGAAGCCGAGATCGGGCCGCTGTTCGCGCTGGTCGAGCGGGCGGCGGAGGGGCGGCTGGCGCTCGGGGAGATGACGGCGCTGTTCTGGCATTGCCTGCGGGAGCGGCCCGAGGGGCTGACGCGGGAAGCGTTCGGGGAGGCCGTGGTGGCCGGGGGGCTGGTGAGCGCGACGCCGGTGCTGAAGGCGCTCGTCGGGCAGATTCTGGCGGGGCGGTGA
- a CDS encoding phage tail assembly chaperone, translating into MRLAGLAGVLFGWAPDTFWNATPAELGALVAAVAGDAPDALGGGELARLMEAFPDG; encoded by the coding sequence GTGCGGCTCGCAGGGTTGGCCGGCGTTTTGTTCGGCTGGGCACCCGACACCTTCTGGAATGCGACGCCGGCGGAGCTGGGGGCGCTGGTGGCGGCGGTGGCGGGCGATGCGCCCGACGCGCTCGGCGGCGGCGAGCTTGCGCGGCTGATGGAGGCTTTTCCCGATGGATGA
- a CDS encoding tail tape measure protein, protein MDEEIERLIVSVRADTGAFARDVAEMRGNLEGPFADGVDRAGRRIETSLARAIATGKVGFDDLGKLALQVLSEIATAAVRSGIDAVLRGGSGGSGGGAGGLLTALLGLPGRATGGPVSPGAAYLVGERGPELFVPTSSGRVAAPSAAAGSREVRVAITVNARGGEAPAALQQSSRQVARAVRQALMEMD, encoded by the coding sequence ATGGATGAGGAGATCGAGCGGCTGATCGTCAGCGTACGTGCCGATACCGGCGCCTTCGCCAGGGACGTGGCCGAGATGCGCGGCAACTTGGAAGGGCCGTTCGCCGACGGGGTGGATCGCGCCGGGCGACGCATCGAGACCTCGCTGGCGCGGGCGATCGCGACCGGCAAGGTCGGGTTCGACGACCTGGGCAAGCTCGCGTTGCAGGTGCTGTCGGAGATCGCGACGGCAGCAGTGCGCAGCGGGATCGATGCGGTCCTGCGCGGCGGATCGGGCGGAAGCGGCGGCGGTGCCGGCGGGCTGCTGACCGCGCTGCTGGGGTTGCCGGGGCGCGCGACGGGCGGGCCGGTGTCGCCGGGCGCGGCCTATCTGGTCGGCGAGCGCGGGCCCGAGCTGTTCGTGCCGACCTCGAGCGGGCGGGTGGCGGCGCCGTCTGCGGCGGCAGGGTCGCGCGAGGTGCGGGTCGCGATCACGGTCAACGCGCGCGGCGGCGAGGCGCCGGCGGCGCTGCAGCAGTCGAGCCGGCAGGTGGCACGCGCGGTGCGGCAGGCGCTGATGGAGATGGATTAA